One genomic window of Actinomycetota bacterium includes the following:
- the gcvH gene encoding glycine cleavage system protein GcvH, translating into MTVIHEDLHYTTEHEWVRLEGDLAEVGITDYAQEALGDIVYVSLPKVGDTVDAGQPCGEVESTKSVSDIYAPLSGTVVDINDNLDGAPESINEAPYAGGWLFKLRISDPSQTAGLLTSAQYEDQTRA; encoded by the coding sequence ATGACGGTGATTCACGAGGATCTTCACTACACAACTGAACATGAGTGGGTGCGCCTTGAAGGTGATCTTGCTGAAGTTGGCATTACCGACTACGCACAAGAGGCCTTGGGCGACATTGTCTATGTGAGCTTGCCGAAAGTGGGCGACACCGTGGATGCCGGACAACCGTGCGGTGAGGTCGAATCAACCAAGAGCGTGAGCGATATCTACGCACCGCTTTCGGGCACCGTTGTCGACATCAATGACAACTTGGACGGCGCGCCAGAATCGATCAATGAAGCCCCGTATGCAGGGGGTTGGCTGTTCAAATTGCGCATCTCGGATCCCTCGCAGACTGCCGGTCTTCTGACATCTGCCCAATACGAGGACCAGACGCGCGCCTAG
- a CDS encoding ABC transporter ATP-binding protein: MPAVLSCADVVVRRGRKLLVNQVNWQVEAGERWVILGPNGAGKTTLMLVASGRMFPTSGEVEILGERLGSVDMAELRPLIGWASSAMIGDIPPGERVADVVLTGAYAVSGRWRERYEGQDLMRTAQLLFAWGIDQLANRTFATLSEGERKRTLIARALMANPELLMLDEPGAGLDLGGREDLVSRMATLAADPTAPTQILVTHHVEEIPPGFTHALLLKDGGVVDSGPIADVLTGAGLSHTFGIPVRVTYNDGRFAAVRDG; this comes from the coding sequence GTGCCTGCAGTCCTGAGTTGTGCGGATGTGGTGGTCCGCAGAGGACGCAAACTCTTGGTCAATCAGGTCAATTGGCAAGTTGAAGCGGGGGAGCGCTGGGTCATCCTGGGGCCCAATGGCGCTGGCAAGACCACATTGATGCTCGTGGCATCGGGTCGGATGTTTCCCACCTCAGGTGAAGTCGAGATTCTTGGCGAGCGGCTCGGCAGTGTGGACATGGCTGAACTGCGTCCGCTCATCGGCTGGGCCAGCAGCGCAATGATCGGCGATATCCCACCAGGCGAACGCGTTGCGGATGTGGTGCTTACCGGTGCCTACGCAGTGTCGGGACGTTGGCGGGAACGATATGAGGGTCAGGATCTCATGCGCACAGCGCAGTTGCTGTTTGCCTGGGGCATCGACCAACTCGCCAACCGGACTTTCGCGACTTTGTCAGAAGGCGAGCGCAAAAGGACGCTGATCGCGCGGGCGCTCATGGCCAACCCCGAGTTGTTGATGCTTGACGAGCCCGGAGCTGGTCTGGATCTTGGTGGGCGTGAGGATCTGGTTTCCCGCATGGCAACCCTGGCGGCAGATCCCACGGCTCCAACTCAGATTCTGGTTACGCATCACGTCGAAGAGATTCCACCGGGCTTCACTCACGCTCTACTCCTGAAGGATGGCGGAGTCGTGGATTCAGGGCCGATTGCCGACGTTCTGACTGGCGCCGGACTCAGCCACACCTTTGGAATTCCGGTCCGTGTGACCTATAACGATGGAAGATTTGCAGCGGTTCGAGATGGCTGA
- the serB gene encoding phosphoserine phosphatase SerB, with amino-acid sequence MTTQTMLITLSGRDRPGVTNQLFASLDSRVAVRDIEQLVVRDRLVLAVLLDVETLAVSKTVHVVTDLAAELGLELAIDPQMIEPRPTKRQRIHVTLLGSPLHPDAIAHVTSALADQGGNIDRIHRIASYPVTALLFEVSGASSSDMRRALAVAANETGADIAVQEAGLERRGQHLVVMDVDSTVIQNEVIDLLAQEAGVLEQVAEITERAMAGQLDFAESLRERVALLKGLPESVIAKVQGRISLTPGARTLCRTLNTLGYRVCLVSGGFIEVIRPLAKELGVDRVRANSLEVKDGILTGSVVGPVIDRLGKKQALEEFAEEFGIPMRRTIAIGDGANDIDMLEAAGLGVAFNAKAAARDAADTAVNVPYLDSVLYLLGISREDIEVADERAGITTPAPPIA; translated from the coding sequence ATGACCACGCAGACCATGCTGATCACCCTTTCGGGTCGAGATCGACCAGGCGTGACCAATCAACTCTTCGCAAGTCTGGACTCTCGGGTCGCTGTGCGCGATATCGAGCAGTTGGTTGTTCGCGACCGACTCGTTCTGGCGGTGCTGCTCGATGTGGAAACCCTTGCTGTAAGCAAGACAGTTCACGTGGTCACAGATCTTGCTGCAGAGCTCGGCTTGGAATTGGCCATTGATCCTCAGATGATCGAACCGCGCCCCACCAAGCGCCAGCGAATCCACGTGACCTTGCTTGGGTCGCCATTGCACCCCGACGCGATTGCTCATGTCACCTCCGCCTTGGCAGACCAGGGCGGAAATATTGACCGCATTCATCGGATCGCGAGCTATCCCGTGACTGCCCTTCTCTTTGAGGTGTCAGGAGCATCATCCTCAGACATGCGTCGCGCACTGGCCGTTGCGGCCAATGAAACTGGCGCCGACATCGCCGTGCAGGAAGCGGGCCTGGAGAGGCGAGGTCAGCACTTGGTAGTGATGGATGTTGATTCCACTGTGATCCAAAACGAGGTGATCGACCTGCTCGCGCAGGAAGCGGGAGTACTCGAGCAGGTTGCCGAGATAACTGAGCGCGCCATGGCAGGACAACTCGACTTCGCTGAGTCCTTGCGCGAGCGCGTTGCCTTGCTCAAGGGTCTGCCAGAGTCAGTAATCGCCAAAGTGCAGGGGCGAATTTCCTTGACGCCAGGCGCCCGCACTCTGTGTAGAACTTTGAATACTTTGGGCTACCGCGTTTGCCTGGTGTCTGGTGGATTCATTGAAGTCATCAGACCCTTGGCGAAAGAACTTGGAGTCGACCGCGTGCGCGCGAATTCCCTAGAAGTCAAGGATGGAATTCTCACAGGATCAGTTGTCGGACCGGTCATCGATCGGCTTGGGAAGAAGCAGGCGCTGGAGGAATTTGCCGAAGAATTCGGCATCCCGATGCGACGAACAATCGCCATCGGCGATGGAGCCAATGACATCGACATGCTCGAAGCGGCCGGATTGGGTGTCGCGTTCAATGCAAAGGCTGCAGCGCGCGATGCAGCAGACACCGCTGTGAATGTGCCCTACTTGGATTCAGTGCTCTACCTGTTGGGGATCTCGCGCGAGGACATCGAAGTGGCCGATGAACGGGCCGGCATTACGACTCCGGCACCACCCATCGCCTGA
- a CDS encoding histidine phosphatase family protein — protein sequence MPARLVVMRHAKSAYPGGIADHDRPLNERGERDARAANEWFVRKGSNILGTEPQVLASTALRAQQTWQHVSSALPNALVQQAPQVYEALVSTLVNLIAPFIDMGQSTLVVGHNPGLESLVDFLSDPDDSLDSWQTREKYPTCAIVALEFKDDSWSRASARVTDYVVPRG from the coding sequence TTGCCCGCACGATTGGTGGTGATGCGCCATGCGAAATCTGCGTATCCCGGAGGCATTGCCGATCATGATCGCCCGCTGAACGAGCGCGGTGAGCGTGATGCACGTGCAGCCAATGAATGGTTCGTGCGCAAGGGCTCGAACATTCTTGGAACCGAGCCCCAAGTGTTGGCGTCCACCGCTCTTCGTGCTCAGCAGACCTGGCAGCACGTGAGCTCGGCCTTGCCGAATGCTTTGGTTCAGCAAGCTCCCCAGGTGTATGAAGCCCTTGTATCAACACTCGTCAACTTGATCGCGCCATTCATAGACATGGGCCAATCCACTCTTGTGGTGGGACACAATCCGGGACTGGAAAGCTTGGTTGATTTCCTCAGCGACCCCGACGACTCTTTGGATTCTTGGCAGACGCGCGAGAAATATCCGACCTGCGCCATTGTGGCGCTGGAGTTCAAAGATGACTCATGGTCGAGGGCCTCAGCCAGAGTCACTGACTATGTCGTGCCCCGGGGTTGA
- the fabI gene encoding enoyl-ACP reductase FabI — translation MGILDGKNLVITGVLTDQSIAFSAARLAQEQGATVVLTGFGRSLSLTKRAAGRLPNEAAVIELDVVNQEHLDSLADNLQEHIPSVDGVLHSIGFAPQGALGGNFLNTTWADVAVAIEVSAFSFKSLAMAVLPMMSPGGSVVGLDFDSSLAWPKYDWMGVAKAALESTCRYLARDLGPQGIRVNLVAAGPIRTMAAKGIPGFDSFEEVWATRSPIGWDLDDPVPAGKACVALMSDWFPSTTGEILHVDGGVHSQGA, via the coding sequence GTGGGAATTCTGGATGGCAAGAACCTGGTGATCACCGGAGTTCTCACAGATCAATCAATTGCGTTCTCCGCTGCTCGGCTCGCCCAGGAGCAGGGCGCCACGGTCGTACTCACCGGATTTGGCCGCAGCCTGTCGCTGACCAAGCGTGCTGCTGGACGGCTCCCGAATGAAGCCGCCGTAATCGAACTTGACGTGGTGAACCAGGAGCATTTGGACTCCCTGGCCGACAATTTGCAGGAGCACATCCCATCGGTTGATGGGGTGCTCCATTCGATTGGATTCGCGCCTCAAGGGGCACTGGGTGGGAACTTTCTGAACACGACTTGGGCCGACGTCGCGGTAGCGATTGAGGTCTCGGCCTTCTCATTCAAATCCTTGGCGATGGCCGTTCTTCCAATGATGAGTCCGGGTGGCTCAGTGGTGGGATTGGACTTCGATTCCTCCCTTGCTTGGCCAAAGTACGACTGGATGGGTGTTGCCAAAGCTGCCCTAGAAAGCACTTGCCGCTATCTGGCTCGTGATCTTGGACCGCAAGGCATTCGAGTCAATCTTGTAGCTGCGGGGCCGATTCGCACGATGGCTGCCAAAGGAATCCCGGGCTTCGATAGTTTCGAAGAAGTCTGGGCAACTCGCTCGCCAATCGGCTGGGATCTGGATGATCCAGTACCAGCTGGCAAGGCCTGCGTGGCACTGATGTCTGATTGGTTCCCCTCGACGACAGGCGAAATCCTGCATGTCGACGGGGGAGTCCACTCGCAAGGCGCCTAA
- the fabG gene encoding 3-oxoacyl-ACP reductase FabG: MSRVALVTGGNRGIGLSIAQCLRAAGYTVVVGTRSGTAPDGLEAVTMDVSDSASIDAGFDSIEARFGPVEILIANAGMTRDTLLMRMSDDDIDTVLQTNLGGSIRLARRALRNMLKARYGRIIFMSSVVGIIGSAGQVNYSAAKSGLIGAARSLVREVGGRGITVNVLTPGFVNTDMTAQLPEERRAEIVSIVPLGRYAEPQEIATVVEFLVGDGAGYITGAVIPIDGGLGMGD, encoded by the coding sequence ATGTCTCGCGTGGCTTTAGTTACTGGTGGCAACAGAGGAATCGGGCTCAGCATCGCTCAATGCCTCCGCGCTGCTGGCTACACCGTTGTGGTGGGTACCCGTTCGGGCACTGCACCAGATGGCCTCGAAGCCGTGACCATGGATGTCTCTGATTCGGCATCGATCGATGCGGGATTCGATTCCATCGAAGCTCGCTTCGGGCCGGTGGAGATTCTCATTGCCAACGCGGGCATGACTCGCGACACCTTGCTCATGCGGATGAGTGATGACGACATCGACACTGTTCTCCAGACCAACCTCGGTGGTTCGATCAGGCTCGCCAGACGTGCGCTGCGCAACATGCTCAAGGCCCGTTACGGACGCATCATCTTCATGTCCTCAGTCGTGGGCATCATCGGCTCTGCAGGTCAGGTGAATTATTCTGCTGCAAAGTCCGGTTTGATTGGCGCTGCTCGATCTCTGGTACGCGAAGTGGGTGGGCGAGGCATCACTGTCAACGTCTTGACTCCAGGATTTGTCAATACTGACATGACAGCGCAATTGCCCGAAGAGCGGCGTGCTGAGATCGTGAGCATCGTTCCGCTTGGTCGTTATGCTGAACCGCAAGAAATTGCCACAGTCGTGGAATTCCTCGTGGGTGATGGTGCGGGCTACATCACCGGCGCGGTTATCCCAATCGATGGTGGACTCGGCATGGGCGACTGA
- a CDS encoding dodecin family protein: MNRTYGITEVVGTSNEGIDEAIRNAVSRTSKTVRHIDWFEVSQVRGYVLDGEVDHFQVSLKVGYRLEDQSGL, encoded by the coding sequence ATGAATCGGACCTATGGAATCACCGAAGTCGTGGGAACATCCAACGAGGGAATTGATGAAGCAATTCGCAATGCGGTGAGCCGAACCTCGAAGACTGTTCGGCACATCGACTGGTTTGAGGTGTCTCAGGTCCGAGGCTATGTGCTCGACGGCGAGGTGGATCATTTCCAGGTCTCTCTCAAGGTTGGATACCGTCTTGAGGATCAAAGCGGTCTCTAA
- a CDS encoding DUF3099 domain-containing protein, whose amino-acid sequence MSTEPLSGHPPADADVFNITSAQRALSSEQTGRTRRYLVSMGIRTVCLIAAIVTPGWPRVVLIAAAVSLPYLAVVIANGGRENDAVGDLGVRPSMAPQLEAGSPQIITGVIAPPPFAEPR is encoded by the coding sequence ATGAGCACTGAGCCGCTGTCGGGACACCCCCCGGCGGACGCCGACGTCTTCAACATCACTTCAGCACAACGTGCCTTGAGCAGTGAGCAGACCGGTCGAACACGTCGATATCTCGTCTCGATGGGGATTCGAACGGTATGCCTGATTGCAGCAATCGTTACTCCTGGTTGGCCACGTGTCGTGCTCATAGCAGCGGCCGTATCCCTGCCATATCTGGCCGTCGTGATCGCCAATGGCGGACGCGAGAATGATGCCGTTGGCGATCTCGGAGTGCGACCGAGCATGGCGCCACAGCTTGAAGCTGGAAGTCCCCAGATCATCACTGGCGTTATCGCGCCGCCACCCTTTGCTGAACCGCGATAA
- a CDS encoding SURF1 family protein: MLALLRTRRWISFTCLVIFTIIAFGLLSHWQWSRAEFKRQERLALEAATIVTPTPLPTNARLREAVEWSRYTVTGEFDGTNQVVVRKRPLNGTNGFWVMTPFTAQSGSTIWVNRGWFQAKGAATVMPLIPSAPGGTQSIVGDWRNFEVASASDLEGLPIGMIPAVAPEVLPISQSAPGYLQLVSPAQTALTAVPAPEIDEGQNISYAVQWLLFAAVGLAGWFIFLRREARDDARIKEKITTSS; the protein is encoded by the coding sequence GTGCTTGCGCTTCTTCGAACACGTCGATGGATCAGTTTCACCTGCCTCGTAATCTTCACGATCATCGCTTTTGGCTTGTTGAGCCATTGGCAATGGAGTCGAGCTGAGTTCAAGAGGCAAGAACGCCTCGCACTCGAGGCAGCCACCATCGTCACTCCCACACCGCTTCCGACAAATGCTCGACTCCGCGAGGCTGTTGAGTGGAGCCGGTACACGGTAACCGGAGAATTCGACGGCACCAATCAAGTAGTGGTGCGCAAGCGACCACTCAACGGCACCAATGGCTTTTGGGTGATGACTCCTTTCACCGCGCAAAGCGGATCAACCATCTGGGTCAATCGCGGCTGGTTTCAAGCCAAGGGCGCTGCGACGGTCATGCCACTGATTCCTTCGGCACCCGGTGGCACCCAGTCGATCGTTGGCGACTGGCGTAATTTCGAAGTTGCCTCAGCGTCAGATCTTGAAGGCCTGCCAATCGGAATGATTCCTGCAGTGGCACCTGAAGTGCTGCCGATTAGCCAATCAGCTCCAGGCTATCTGCAACTGGTCTCACCAGCGCAAACCGCACTCACGGCCGTTCCAGCCCCAGAGATTGATGAAGGCCAGAACATTTCATACGCCGTGCAATGGTTGCTCTTCGCCGCAGTTGGGCTGGCCGGATGGTTCATATTCCTGCGACGCGAAGCTAGAGATGATGCTCGAATCAAAGAGAAGATTACGACGTCATCGTGA